A portion of the Sabethes cyaneus chromosome 3, idSabCyanKW18_F2, whole genome shotgun sequence genome contains these proteins:
- the LOC128744543 gene encoding uncharacterized protein LOC128744543 — translation MKMRVFNRMKLVPLLAVLLCSVMNKCSFAEPELTASSVVSTADSTSLPQAQLEADEQDEDSTDIATAESAHQPQTYFLTTIPVQPLDYEMVSITPFDGLDGRRRRRLGRKRKRRPLPDDYWQGSPREVEPEMIYRGTDTVGTFTQTDRKRTYPRWEANGSGTSVRPRPDRWANPYSDAIDPSNPPPRPRPYETFNRGRENFPPIEGNRQRRLPRPEEQQPTSTSGYKAYRKPYSQAKRVEEDGSSSVENGKNATADLKALLKQSDGLSLSEILQQRNISLQDLIKGKQMALAALTQSPLDVATVTEAENEITSAEPTLSGVRLKVVQNDTKPDYHDIKTIKRIPVFSPSAAPVMASESTAIGSTTTATPTQLPPSAQAQDETNSVEDIITLENVGSSNDNVAIFPTVEIKQLALNPVLPTVKDERLRPIKGVASRIRPDLSNSNIRTEEVFSATRKRYENAKSYATAEPWRSSTTSPPSSTARERWTPSPGLYEKREQFLQKLNQNKVRNRVPFTLSTESNNEPPPEEHTDAILLNTEPFVQTSSERTLMRLPVVRNRLSIKPKLRSPPPSPPSSSTTQSQLQSQSAESAISLADVEFHDEPENVTKLLETEQPELNIIEKFTSFEDTKASSEPEPVLDSFEPTTTKDDDQLSEDDIIERINQNTQRSFTDSLEEYIRDVTESNPSLFNDLGPLTLSDDRREILELMEDRRIGARLAKVLSQRNMTLDELLEHRKRGSSQLHLSEIINNKVKPIEEKMDIVTAFEHFPRFNIGNLRSIRPDDIKQDSQGFSYFTSIISIRPTDEIYKEGRSMQDNHQREHKFIDWKLAHTHTGGNHKMEGGHFLGNGGLKGSGLISPSRMSADAEFDSGDDRPPSSDLLDLELTGHGFNHRHTVTIESASMPLGVRSAIVASACIVGVSLAVFALIFVVCRWRQRRRNKLNYTENFHMAKGKLPMMHTEVLKTPLNDYHQQQQQQPSQQQQQHQQHQQQQMVYSTGQHSLQLQRSDSKVNTMNPNSVEVQDYLWDTMRKPFQ, via the coding sequence ACCTACTTCTTAACGACGATCCCCGTGCAGCCGCTGGATTACGAAATGGTATCGATAACACCGTTTGATGGGCTTGACGGCCGGAGACGACGCCGGCTAGGTAGGAAGCGCAAGCGGAGGCCACTGCCGGACGACTATTGGCAAGGTAGTCCACGAGAGGTTGAACCGGAAATGATCTACCGAGGGACTGACACGGTAGGAACCTTTACCCAAACCGATAGAAAGCGAACTTATCCCCGGTGGGAAGCAAATGGCAGTGGAACCAGTGTTCGTCCCCGACCCGATCGGTGGGCCAATCCATATAGCGATGCAATTGATCCGAGTAATCCACCGCCACGCCCGAGACCATACGAAACATTCAACAGAGGCAGAGAGAATTTTCCTCCTATTGAAGGCAATAGGCAAAGAAGACTCCCCAGGCCAGAAGAACAACAGCCAACCAGTACCTCCGGGTATAAAGCTTATCGAAAACCGTATTCTCAAGCGAAACGAGTGGAAGAGGACGGCAGTTCGTCCGTTGAAAACGGTAAGAATGCGACAGCCGACTTGAAGGCACTACTCAAGCAATCCGACGGACTCAGTCTCAGCGAAATTCTTCAGCAGCGCAACATCTCTCTGCAGGATCTCATTAAAGGGAAGCAAATGGCTTTAGCCGCCTTAACTCAAAGCCCGTTGGATGTTGCCACAGTAACGGAGGCTGAAAACGAAATAACATCTGCCGAGCCGACACTTTCCGGTGTGAGATTAAAAGTGGTGCAGAATGACACAAAGCCGGACTATCATGATATAAAAACCATTAAAAGAATCCCTGTGTTCTCACCGTCTGCAGCGCCAGTCATGGCTAGTGAAAGCACAGCAATTGGATCAACAACCACAGCAACACCAACTCAGCTTCCACCTTCCGCTCAGGCTCAAGACGAAACTAATTCCGTCGAAGACATCATCACATTAGAGAACGTCGGAAGCAGTAACGATAACGTCGCAATATTCCCCACAGTAGAGATCAAGCAACTCGCCCTCAACCCTGTACTGCCCACGGTCAAAGACGAACGCTTGCGACCAATCAAAGGTGTTGCATCGCGAATACGGCCCGATCTGAGCAATTCCAACATCCGAACGGAAGAAGTATTCTCGGCCACAAGAAAACGCTACGAAAACGCAAAATCGTACGCAACAGCCGAACCGTGGCGTTCATCAACCACCAGCCCGCCGAGCTCAACCGCCCGGGAACGATGGACCCCCTCACCAGGACTGTACGAAAAACGCGAACAGTTTTTGCAAAAACTCAATCAAAACAAAGTACGCAATCGTGTACCGTTCACGCTTTCCACCGAAAGCAACAACGAACCGCCTCCCGAAGAGCACACGGATGCCATTCTGCTCAACACCGAACCATTCGTGCAAACATCGTCCGAGCGCACGTTGATGCGACTTCCGGTGGTCAGAAACCGGCTGTCGATAAAACCAAAACTCCGCAGTCCACCACCTTCTCCGCCGTCTTCGTCAACAACGCAATCGCAATTGCAATCGCAGTCTGCGGAAAGTGCCATCAGCCTTGCCGATGTGGAGTTCCACGACGAGCCGGAGAATGTCACCAAACTACTGGAAACCGAGCAACCTGAACTGAACATCATCGAAAAGTTCACCTCATTTGAAGACACCAAAGCTAGCAGCGAACCGGAACCTGTCCTGGATTCGTTCGAACCAACCACAACAAAGGACGACGACCAGCTCAGCGAGGATGACATAATAGAACGCATCAACCAGAATACACAGCGATCGTTCACGGACAGTTTGGAGGAATACATCCGCGATGTAACCGAAAGTAATCCTTCGTTGTTCAATGACCTTGGACCGCTCACTCTTTCGGATGATCGACGAGAAATCCTAGAGCTAATGGAGGACCGACGGATCGGGGCACGGCTGGCAAAAGTATTGTCTCAGCGAAACATGACTCTGGACGAACTTCTGGAGCACCGAAAACGTGGCTCCAGTCAGCTACATTTGTCCGAAATCATCAACAACAAGGTAAAACCGATCGAGGAAAAGATGGATATCGTCACGGCCTTCGAGCATTTCCCACGATTCAACATAGGAAACCTACGAAGCATACGGCCGGATGACATCAAACAAGATTCGCAAGGTTTCAGCTACTTCACGTCGATCATCAGCATCCGGCCAACGGATGAGATATACAAAGAGGGTCGCTCGATGCAGGACAACCATCAGCGAGAGCACAAATTTATCGACTGGAAGCTCGCGCACACGCATACCGGCGGCAATCACAAAATGGAGGGCGGTCATTTTTTAGGTAACGGCGGACTGAAGGGCAGTGGGCTGATCTCCCCTTCGCGTATGTCCGCCGATGCAGAGTTCGACAGCGGCGACGATCGGCCACCGAGCAGCGATTTGCTAGATCTGGAACTGACCGGGCACGGGTTCAACCATCGGCACACGGTCACGATCGAGAGCGCCTCGATGCCGCTGGGTGTCCGGTCGGCCATAGTGGCCAGTGCCTGCATCGTTGGTGTTTCGTTGGCGGTGTTTGCGCTCATCTTTGTGGTCTGCCGCTGGCGACAGAGACGAAGGAACAAGCTCAACTACacggaaaactttcacatgGCCAAAGGCAAACTGCCGATGATGCACACGGAAGTACTGAAAACACCTCTCAACGATTAtcaccaacagcaacagcagcagccgtcgcagcagcagcagcagcaccagcaacaCCAGCAACAACAGATGGTTTACAGCACAGGCCAGCACAGTCTACAGCTACAGCGGAGCGACAGCAAAGTCAACACGATGAATCCCAACTCGGTCGAAGTGCAGGACTATCTGTGGGATACGATGCGAAAACCGTTCCAGTAG